In Colletotrichum lupini chromosome 6, complete sequence, a single window of DNA contains:
- a CDS encoding acylphosphatase, whose translation MVKRIYFLAHGGQVQGVGFRYFTQKRATEYGLTGWCRNTDNNKVEGEAQGDEDALKKLLKDIDEGPRSARVVKLDQEERDLVQDEKDFAVRR comes from the exons ATGGTGAAGAGG ATATACTTTCTGGCCCATGGCGGTCAAGTGCAAG GTGTCGGATTCCG GTACTTTACGCAAAAGAGAGCCACAGAATATGGTCTTACGGGATGGTGTCGCAACACTGATAACAACAAG GTTGAGGGAGAGGCGCAAGGTGATGAGGATGCGCTGAAGAAGCTGCTTAAGGACATTGACGAGGGACCGAGATCCGCCAGGGTTGTCAAGCTTGACCAGGAGGAGAGAGATCTTGTTCAGGACGAAAAGGACTTTGCAGTTCGGCGATGA
- a CDS encoding helicase associated domain-containing protein, translated as MYDNRDGSGPSFKRRRIDGGRFQDSGRSTPRDARAAETPARDVPEPTDEDSKALDRDWYMGDEFGGHTFGDDTHNPFASYSSWEAEKQEAVKAEKMTGRFDARREQRQRENDAWETNRMLVSGVAQRRDMGADFDDEEATRVHLLVHDLRPPFLDGRTIFTKQLEPVPAVRDYQSDMAVFSRKGSKVVKESRQQRERQRQAQEATSMAGTALGNLMGVKEDDGDSALPVASENDVKKGGEKEETNENSNKFSDHMKNDDGGSSDFSRSKTLREQRQYLPAFAVREDLMRVIRENQVIIVVGETGSGKTTQLTQFLYEDGFGKSGMIGCTQPRRVAAMSVAKRVSEEMEVKLGSTVGYAIRFEDCTSKDTVIKYMTDGVLLRESLNEPDLDRYSCVIMDEAHERALNTDILMGLFKKILQRRRDLKLIVTSATMNAKRFSDFYSGAPEFIIPGRTFPVDVMFHRSPVEDYVDQAVQQVLAIHVSMDQGDILVFMTGQEDIEVTCELIQKRLDALNDPPKLSILPIYSQMPADLQAKIFDRAAPGVRKCIVATNIAETSLTVDGIKYVVDAGYSKMKVYNPKMGMDTLQITPISQANASQRSGRAGRTGPGKAFRLFTEKAFKEELYMQTIPEIQRTNLSNTVLMLKSLGVKDLLDFDFMDPPPQDTITTSMFDLWALGALDNLGELTTLGRKMSAFPMDPSLSKLLITAEEYGCSEEMITIVSMLSVPNVFYRPKERQDEADAQREKFWVHESDHLTYLQVYSAWRSNGCSDGWCIKHFLHPKSLRRAKEIRDQLLDIMKMQKMEMLSCGMDWDVIRKCICSGYYHQAAKYKGSGEYINLRTNLGVQLHPTSALYAGHPPDYVVYHELILTSKVYVSTVTAVDPHWLADLGGVFYSVKEKGYSVRDKRITETEFNRKMEIEAKMAEDKKREADRLEAEKERLERRRTGGGAAAAAGGKKIVTHGAVRKPVIKRRGRGV; from the coding sequence ATGTACGACAACAGAGATGGATCAGGGCCCAGCTTCAAGCGCCGGAGGATAGACGGAGGGCGATTCCAAGATTCGGGCCGCTCGACACCGCGCGACGCCCGCGCCGCCGAGACACCGGCAAGAGACGTCCCCGAACCCACCGACGAAGACTCGAAAGCGCTGGATCGCGACTGGTACATGGGAGACGAGTTTGGCGGCCACACCTTCGGCGACGACACACACAATCCTTTCGCCTCGTACTCATCATGGGAGGCCGAGAAGCAGGAGGCGGTCAAGGCCGAGAAGATGACGGGGCGCTTCGACGCGCGCAGGGAGCAGAGGCAGAGGGAAAACGACGCGTGGGAGACGAATCGCATGCTCGTCTCGGGTGTCGCGCAGAGGAGGGATATGGGTGCCGATttcgacgacgaggaggcgACGAGAGTCCACCTTTTGGTGCACGATCTGCGGCCTCCGTTCCTCGATGGACGAACCATCTTCACAAAGCAGCTGGAACCCGTGCCGGCTGTCCGCGACTACCAGAGCGACATGGCTGTGTTTAGTCGGAAGGGAAGCAAGGTGGTGAAGGAGTCACGCCAGCAGCGGGAACGGCAGCGGCAGGCGCAGGAGGCTACGAGCATGGCTGGAACGGCTTTGGGAAACTTGATGGGCGTGAAGGAGGACGACGGCGACAGCGCGTTGCCTGTGGCGTCGGAGAACGATGTGAAGAAGGGaggagagaaggaggagacGAACGAGAACAGCAACAAATTCAGCGACCACATGAAGAATGATGATGGGGGCAGCAGTGATTTCAGTCGGAGCAAGACGTTGCGCGAGCAGAGGCAATACCTACCTGCGTTTGCCGTTCGGGAGGACTTGATGCGTGTCATCCGGGAGAACCAAGTCATCATCGTGGTGGGCGAGACGGGATCCGGCAAGACGACGCAGCTGACGCAGTTCCTTTACGAGGACGGGTTTGGAAAGTCGGGCATGATCGGGTGCACGCAGCCGAGGCGTGTGGCCGCGATGAGTGTCGCCAAGCGTGTCTCTGAGGAGATGGAAGTCAAGCTGGGCAGCACGGTGGGCTACGCGATTCGTTTTGAAGATTGTACCAGCAAGGACACCGTCATCAAGTACATGACGGACGGTGTCTTGTTGCGCGAGTCGCTCAACGAGCCTGATCTCGACAGGTACTCGTGCGTCATCATGGACGAAGCCCACGAAAGAGCTCTCAACACGGATATCCTCATGGGTCTGTTCAAAAAGATTCTCCAGCGACGGCGAGATCTGAAGCTCATCGTCACGTCTGCGACGATGAATGCGAAGCGCTTCTCCGACTTCTACAGTGGAGCGCCGGAGTTCATCATCCCAGGCCGAACTTTCCCCGTCGATGTCATGTTCCACAGGTCACCGGTCGAGGACTACGTGGATCAGGCGGTTCAGCAGGTCCTGGCCATCCACGTGTCCATGGACCAGGGCGACATCTTGGTATTCATGACGGGACAAGAAGATATCGAGGTCACCTGCGAGCTGATCCAGAAACGTCTAGATGCTCTCAACGATCCCCCGAAGCTCAGCATCTTGCCCATTTACAGTCAGATGCCGGCAGACTTGCAAGCAAAGATTTTTGACCGCGCGGCGCCAGGTGTGCGCAAGTGCATTGTTGCGACGAATATCGCCGAGACGAGTTTGACGGTCGACGGTATCAAATACGTGGTGGATGCTGGGTACAGCAAGATGAAGGTGTACAATCCAAAGATGGGTATGGACACTCTTCAGATCACGCCAATCTCCCAAGCAAACGCGTCGCAACGATCAGGACGTGCCGGTCGAACAGGACCTGGAAAGGCTTTCCGACTGTTCACGGAGAAGGCGTTCAAAGAGGAGCTCTACATGCAGACGATTCCCGAAATACAGCGTACGAATCTGAGCAACACGGTACTCATGCTCAAGTCCCTGGGCGTCAAGGATCTGTTAGATTTCGACTTCATGGATCCCCCACCACAGGACACCATCACAACGTCAATGTTCGATCTGTGGGCCTTGGGCGCCTTGGACAACTTGGGAGAGCTGACCACGCTCGGTCGAAAGATGAGCGCGTTCCCAATGGATCCGTCCCTCTCCAAGCTCCTCATCACGGCCGAGGAGTACGGCTGCAGCGAGGAGATGATCACCATCGTGTCCATGCTCTCCGTCCCCAACGTCTTTTACCGACCCAAAGAGCGCCAGGACGAGGCGGATGCCCAGCGCGAAAAGTTTTGGGTCCACGAGTCGGACCACCTGACGTACCTCCAGGTGTACTCGGCATGGCGGTCCAACGGCTGCTCGGATGGGTGGTGCATCAAGCACTTCTTGCACCCCAAGTCGCTGCGCCGCGCAAAGGAGATCCGCGACCAGCTGCTCGACATCATGAAGATGCAAAAGATGGAGATGCTGAGCTGCGGCATGGACTGGGACGTCATCCGCAAGTGCATCTGCAGCGGCTACTACCACCAGGCGGCCAAGTACAAGGGTTCCGGGGAGTATATCAATCTGCGGACCAACCTCGGCGTCCAGCTGCACCCGACGTCGGCGCTGTACGCGGGCCACCCGCCCGACTACGTCGTCTACCACGAGCTCATCCTGACGTCGAAAGTGTACGTGTCGACCGTCACGGCGGTGGACCCGCACTGGCTCGCCGATTTGGGCGGCGTGTTTTACTCTGTCAAGGAGAAGGGGTATTCCGTCCGGGACAAGCGCATTACCGAGACGGAGTTCAACCGCAAGATGGAGATCGAGGCTAAGATGGCCGAGGATAAGAAGAGGGAGGCGGACCGGCTGGAGGCGGAGAAGGAGAGGttggagaggaggaggactggTGGgggtgcggcggcggcggcggggggGAAGAAGATTGTCACACATGGGGCTGTGAGGAAGCCTGTTATTAAGCGAAGGGGTAGAGGCGTTTAG
- a CDS encoding WD domain-containing protein has translation MSMITTSTWVPRGFAAPFPSKYTFDESEYERIAELAKLQLDDAEEDLREAQDEEEGADKPADDDATTGASGKKAEQVNINDDDLKEYDLEHYDDTDEEDEEKVGQGEGMAMFGNIKSLAYYESNKDDPYITLPANGGPDDDDEDREDLQILATDNLLLAAKVEDEMAHLEVYVYEDAADNLYVHHDIMLPAIPLCVEWLDIPVQKAGVDKDSTANFVAIGTMDPDIEVWDLDTVDSLYPNAILGQAGEGSEEKKKQKKKKKAKKANDEYHVDAVLALAANRKHRNLLASASADKTVKLWDLHTAKCAKSYTYHTDKVCSLAWHSVESTVLLSGSYDRTVVAADMRAPEAKAPRWGVESDVENIRWDPHDPNYFYVSTENGIIHFNDIRNAPSTPEATKAVWTLQAHDESVSSFDINPIVPGFMATGSTDKTVKLWNIQASGPSMVVSRNLDVGKIFSTQFAPDSEVAFRLAVAGSRGTMHVWDTSTNAAVRHAFAERVPQKPEGVEEDRLVGVLDDDSSSSEDEGEEGEQDGDSMDEDED, from the exons ATGTCCATGATCACAACATCAACCTGGGTGCCCCGAGGCTTCGCGGCACCCTTTCCCTCAAAATACACCTTTGACGAGTCCGAGTACGAGCGCATCGCCGAACTCGCCAAGCTGCAGCTGGATGACGCCGAAGAGGACCTAAGGGAGGCGcaggacgaggaggagggcgcCGACAAGCCCGCCGACGACGATGCGACAACAGGCGCATCTGGCAAGAAGGCCGAACA GGTCAATATCAACGACGACGATCTGAAGGAGTACGACCTCGAGCATTACGACGACACCGATGAAGAGGACGAGGAAAAGGTCGGACAGGGCGAAGGTATGGCCATGTTTGGCAATATCAAGTCGCTAGCCTACTACGAATCCAATAAGGACGACCCGTACATCACCCTGCCCGCCAATGGTGGAccggacgacgacgatgaggacCGCGAGGACCTGCAGATCCTAGCGACCGACAACCTCCTGCTCGCTGCCAAGGTCGAAGATGAGATGGCTCACCTCGAGGTCTACGTCTACGAGGACGCCGCCGACAACCTCTATGTCCACCACGACATCATGCTGCCTGCGATCCCCCTTTGCGTCGAGTGGCTCGACATTCCCGTTCAAAAGGCCGGCGTTGACAAGGACTCGACGGCCAACTTCGTCGCCATCGGCACCATGGACCCCGATATCGAGGTCTGGGATCTCGACACGGTAGACTCCCTGTACCCTAACGCCATCCTCGGTCAGGCCGGCGAGGGCtcagaagagaagaagaagcaaaagaaaaagaagaaggccaagaagGCTAACGACGAGTACCACGTCGACGCCGTCCTCGCCCTTGCCGCGAATAGGAAACACAGGAACCTGCTGGCCTCTGCCTCTGCAGATAAGACGGTGAAGCTTTGGGATTTGCACACGGCCAAGTGCGCCAAGTCATACACTTACCACACGGACAAGGTGTGCTCTCTCGCGTGGCACTCGGTCGAGTCCACCGTGTTGCTCAGTGGCAGCTACGACAGAACGGTCGTCGCCGCAGATATGAGAGCTCCCGAGGCCAAGGCCCCTAGATGGGGTGTCGAAAGCGACGTCGAGAACATTCGCTGGGACCCCCACGACCCCAACTACTTCTACGTCTCCACGGAGAACGGAATCATCCACTTCAACGATATCCGCAATGCGCCGTCAACCCCCGAGGCGACCAAGGCTGTGTGGACCTTGCAGGCACACGACGAGTCTGTCTCGTCCTTCGACATCAACCCCATCGTGCCCGGCTTCATGGCCACTGGCTCAACTGACAAGACGGTGAAGCTGTGGAACATCCAGGCTAGCGGTCCTTCCATGGTTGTCTCTCGCAACCTGGACGTTGGCAAGATCTTCTCAACGCAGTTTGCGCCCGATTCTGAGGTGGCTTTCAGACTCGCCGTTGCTGGCAGCCGCGGAACCATGCATGTGTGGGACACTAGCACCAACGCCGCCGTTCGACACGCGTTCGCTGAGCGTGTCCCGCAAAAGCCGGAGGGCGTCGAGGAAGACCGTCTTGTTGGCGTTCTTGACGATGACAGCAGCTCCAGCGAAGACGAAGGAGAGGAGGGCGAGCAGGATGGCGATTCGATGGACGAGGATGAGGACTAG
- a CDS encoding polysaccharide deacetylase: protein MSGPNPTGLLETTDIHPAMMKLCAWTRLRFVSFHPPPKPDCLDNASRLLLPSTNPKVLNEWSMARITLFRFPNKLRRRVRRNRMATLLALLALAVLLVVPFYIIYKPPPFVINYFARKWPDVLWQVKTDQKIIGLTIDDAPSQHTADILNVLKENDAHATFFLIGSQMNGREEDTGAIIQSGSELGNHGMHDEASRSLPIDQLESDIFEVRRKIKIAYEYEDKPLVAGYFRPGSGFFSNKMRRLVDKLGYRMVLGSVYPHDAQISSWRTNANHILSMARPGAIIICHDRRSWTVPMLRKVLPELRERGYRILNLTELLKEVDTDKHPNATTHIRNPCLDLDRLDTRARIHSSNEGYQRLRTPCDPAG from the exons ATGAGTGGACCAAATCCGACGGGCCTGTTGGAGACCACAGACATCCATCCAG CTATGATGAAGCTGTGCGCCTGGACTCGGCTTCGTTTCGTTTCGTTTCACCCACCACCAAAACCTGACTGTCTCGACAATGCCTCCCGTCTCCTTCTTCCTTCGACAAACCCGAAGGTGTTGAATGAATGGTCAATGGCACGAATAACGCTCTTCCGATTTCCCAACAAGCTTCGCCGGCGTGTGCGGAGGAACCGAATGGCCACCCTGCTGGCTCTCCTCGCCCTGGCCGTCCTCCTGGTCGTCCCCTTCTACATCATCTACAAACCACCTCCGTTTGTTATCAACTACTTTGCGCGAAAATGGCCCGACGTACTCTGGCAGGTCAAGACGGACCAGAAGATTATCGGCCTCACGATTGATGACGCGCCATCACAACACACGGCCGATATTCTCAACGTCTTGAAGGAGAACGATGCACACGCGACCTTTTTCCTGATTGGATCCCAGATGAACGGTCGCGAGGAAGATACGGGCGCCATAATTCAGTCTGGCAGCGAGCTGGGAAATCACGGCATGCACGACGAAGCTTCGCGGTCTCTCCCTATAGATCAGTTGGAGTCGGACATATTCGAGGTCAGGCGGAAGATCAAGATTGCATACGAGTACGAGGATAAGCCCCTTGTAGCCGGATATTTTCGTCCAGGCTCTGGATTTTTCAGCAACAAGATGCGGAGGCTGGTCGACAAATTGGGATACAGGATGGTTTTGGGGAGTGTTTACCCACACGATGCCCAGATCAGTTCTTGGCGGACGAATGCCAACCACATTCTGAGCATGGCACGGCCAGGGGCTATCATCATATGCCATGACAGAAGGAGTTGGACCGTCCCCATGCTACGGAAGGTACTCCCGGAGCTGAGGGAACGGGGGTATAGGATTCTCAACCTTACGGAGCTTCTCAAAGAAGTCGATACAGACAA ACACCCAAATGCAACAACGCACATACGCAACCCATGTCTAGATCTAGACCGCCTCGATACTCGTGCACGCATTCACTCTTCAAATGAGGGGTATCAGCGGCTTCGGACACCGTGTGATCCCGCAGGTTAG
- a CDS encoding Cys/Met metabolism PLP-dependent enzyme, with product MAGITIRTSEGWTGGDSSGIVVPMVSMLLTFGVWSPTPPFDKVPRNGGAESLRRQVLGTGPPALIVFRAGCLSVTLHFSHLMTHLELPRPVHYISTPPSVVQDLVTPLHLASFTTNNTMAGDIPTNGDTATRTAPGAGSEGPTTAAASKRELSLATLSVHADDGISSHRAIAPAMHVSTTFKYHSNPDELRSGENVDPSAPGDSHIYSRYSGPNTTRLEAILSSVLRGPTLTYSSGLSAFHAMLVFLNPKRVAIGGGYHGCHGVIKVLAKLNGLQQLELDDASLEKLEAGDVLHVETPLNPTGEARNLAYFRQVASRKGAYLTVDATFAPPPLQDPFALGADVVMHSGTKYFGGHSDMLCGTLSLNPKRADEWMPELLMERCFIGSVMGSMEGWLGVRSLRTLELRVKRQSESATKLVAWLDGEVRGNPGGLVGSVVDAVQHASLQTADLEAGWLREQMPGGFGPVFALLLKDEGDAKRLPSKMGLFHHATSLGGVESLIEWRAMSDSGCSKRLLRVSVGVEGWEDLRDDLIQGFEALVKEKKKTV from the exons ATGGCTGGAATAACGATCCGAACCTCGGAGGGATGGACTGGCGGAGACTCATCCGGCATCGTTGTTCCAATGGTCAGTATGCTTTTGAC CTTCGGGGTTTGGTCGCCGACCCCACCTTTTGATAAGGTTCCACGCAATGGAGGGGCAGAGTCACTGAGACGGCAGGTTCTCGGCACCGGGCCGCCCGCCTTGATCGTCTTCCGCGCCGGTTGTTTGTCGGTGACTCTTCATTTTTCTCATCTTATGACACATCTGGAGCTTCCACGCCCTGTGCATTACATCTCGACTCCCCCTTCAGTCGTTCAAGATCTTGT CACCCCTCTTCACTTGGCATCTTTCACGACAAACAACACAATGGCTGGAGATATCCCCACGAACGGTGACACGGCGACCCGGACCGCTCCCGGGGCCGGCTCCGAAGGCCCGACGACGGCCGCTGCCAGCAAGAGAGAGCTCTCGCTTGCTACGCTTTCTGTCCACGCTGATGATGGCATCAGCAGCCACCGCGCCATCGCGCCGGCGATGCACGTGTCGACGACGTTCAAGTACCACAGCAACCCGGATGAGCTCCGTTCAGGGGAGAATGTCGAT CCCTCCGCCCCGGGCGACTCCCACATCTACTCCCGCTACTCGGGCCCCAACACAACCCGCCTCGAGGCAATCCTCTCCAGCGTGCTCCGCGGTCCCACCCTGACCTACTCCTCGGGCCTCTCCGCCTTCCACGCCATGCTCGTCTTCCTGAACCCGAAGCGCGTGGCCATCGGCGGCGGGTACCACGGCTGCCACGGCGTCATCAAGGTCCTCGCGAAGCTCAACGGCCTGCAGCAGCTCGAGCTCGACGACGCCTCGCTGGAGAAGCTGGAGGCCGGGGACGTGCTGCACGTCGAGACGCCGCTGAACCCGACGGGGGAGGCGCGGAACCTGGCGTATTTTAGGCAAGTTGCGAGCAGGAAGGGCGCGTACTTGACGGTGGATGCCACGTTTGCGCCGCCGCCTTTGCAGGATCCGTTTGCGTTGGGCGCGGATGTCGTGATGCATTCTGGGACCAAGTATTTCGGGGGGCATTCGGATATGTTGTGCGGGACGCTGAGTCTGAACCCCAAGCGCGCGGACGAGTGGATGCCGGAGCTGTTGATGGAGAGGTGTTTTATCGGGAGCGTGATGGGGAGTATGGAGGGGTGGTTGGGCGTCCGGTCGCTGAGGACGTTGGAGCTGAGGGTCAAGAGGCAGTCCGAGTCCGCGACGAAGCTTGTCGCGTGGCTTGATGGGGAGGTTCGCGGGAACCCCGGGGGGCTGGTGGGTAGCGTCGTCGACGCGGTGCAGCACGCGAGTTTGCAGACTGCGGATCTGGAGGCGGGGTGGTTGAGGGAGCAGATGCCCGGCGGGTTCGGCCCCGTGTTTGCGTTGTTGTTGAAGGACGAGGGGGACGCGAAGAGGTTGCCGAGCAAGATGGGCTTGTTCCACCACGCTACGTCGCTGGGTGGTGTCGAGAGTCTTATCGAGTGGCGGGCGATGAGCGATAGCGGGTGCAGTAAGAGGTTGTTGAGGGTGAGTGTTGGCGTGGAGGGGTGGGAGGATTTGAGGGATGATTTGATTCAGGGGTTCGAGGCGTTGGTgaaggaaaagaagaagacggtTTAA